The stretch of DNA TTCCTGTCGCAGGATACGCTCGTCTTCTGTCAGGGTAGCAATGCCCATCACGCCACATGCGCGCACATGACGCATCTGCCTGTACTCTTTGCTTTCCAGCAACCGCATCAGGTCTGACTCAGAAAGACCGTACTTGGTCTCTTCCCGAGCTATGCGTAGCTGAAATAAAAAATCAATCACCCGACCCGCCTTTGTGGCCCTTTTTTCTATTTCCTGGAGCAGCCCCAGACTGTCAACTGATTGAATCATGGAAATAAATGGCACGATGTATTTTACCTTATTTTTTTGCAGGTGGCCTATCATGTGCCACTCAATATCTTTAGGCAGAAAGTTGTATTTGGGAATCAAATCCTGAACGCGGTTTTCTGCAAAAATGCGTTGCCCCCATTGATACACTTCAAGAATCTGACTGGGTGTTTTCATTTTACTCACGGCAATCAGCTTCACACCTTTTTCATGTAAATTTGTTCTGAGCACCTGAAATTCTTCCGCGGTCATTCCCTTAAAACAGTTTGATGAAGCGCTTCGGCTTTCGGACAAATTTGACAAAATTATTCCTTCTCCTTGCATGCTCAGCATGTCAACCTGAAGCCCAAAAAGCTGCATCTCTTTTAGCCGAAGAAAAAATGGTGGCTTTAATGGTGGATATCCATCTGCTGGAAGCATCATTGGAAAAGAAAAAGCCGGAGAAGGATTCACTCGCCTGGTTGATTAAATGCAATTATGATGATATATTCACCCGCCACTCCGTAAAGCGGGAAGATTTTATGCATACGTTTGATTTTTATGAACGGCATCCGGAACGGATGGACGCGCTGATGAATCGTGTGATTGATGAACTGAATAAAATGGACGCTGAAATAAGAGGGGGAGGTTCCACCGTGCAGGATAAAACAAAAAAACCATAACAACACATGAATAAAGTAGTGCCAAATGCCGATGTGGCAATACAAGGAATTGAAGACGGTATGACGCTCATGCTGGGTGGTTTTGGCCTCTG from Chitinophagales bacterium encodes:
- a CDS encoding YggS family pyridoxal phosphate enzyme yields the protein MQLFGLQVDMLSMQGEGIILSNLSESRSASSNCFKGMTAEEFQVLRTNLHEKGVKLIAVSKMKTPSQILEVYQWGQRIFAENRVQDLIPKYNFLPKDIEWHMIGHLQKNKVKYIVPFISMIQSVDSLGLLQEIEKRATKAGRVIDFLFQLRIAREETKYGLSESDLMRLLESKEYRQMRHVRACGVMGIATLTEDERILRQEFRRLKAAFDNLRKNYFSDDVCFREISMGMSGDFEIAIEEGSTMVRLGTLIFGERLHSTFTPGEL